A region of the Myxococcus stipitatus DSM 14675 genome:
GACGGAGTCGGAGACGCCGGGGAAGGCGAGGAGCGCCGCTTCGATTTCACCGAGCTCGATGCGGAAGCCGCGCAGCTTCACCTGGAAGTCGGCGCGGCCGATGTACTCGATGGAGCCGTCGGGCAGCCAGCGCGCGACGTCACCGGTGCGGTAGAGGCGCGCGCCCGGCGTGGCCGAGAAGGCGTCCGGGATGAAGCGCTCGGCGGTGAGCGAGGGGCGGTTGAGGTAGCCGAGGCAGACCTGGATGCCGCCGATGAAGAGCTCACCGGGGACACCGACAGGCGAGGGGCGCCCCGTGTCGTCGAGGACGTGGAGCTGGGTGTTGGAGATGGGGCGGCCGATGGGGACGAAGTGGCGCGTGTCTCCGCGAGCGCAGTGCCAGTGAGAGACTTCGACGGCGGCCTCGGTGGGGCCGTAGAGGTTGTGGACCTCGACGGAGGCGGGCAGGCGCGAGTGCGCGCGGCGGACGAGCTCCGCGGGGAGGGCCTCACCGCTGCACATCAGGCGGCGGAGCGAAGTGAGGGACTCCAGGCCCGGCTCGTCGAGGAAGACGCGGAGCATGGAGGGGACGAAGTGGACCGTGGTGATGCGTGCCTCGGCGATGAGCCGTGCGAGGTACGTGGGGTCCTGGTGTCCGCCTGGCTTCGCGAGGACGAGCCGCGCGCCCGAGATGAGCGGCCAGAAGAACTCGAAGACGGAGACGTCGAAGGAGAACGGCGTCTTCTGGAGGAGGGAGTCCGAGGGCGCGAGGGAGAACTCGCGCTGTCCCCAGAGGAGCCGGTTGACGACACTCTTGTGGGAGTTGATGGCGCCCTTGGGGCGACCCGTCGAGCCGGACGTGAAGATGACGTAGGCGGGAGCGTCCGCGCCGGAAAGAAGCGGAACGGCTTCGGCTGAGTGCGCGCCGACGGCGTCCCACTGCGTGTCGAGGCAGAGGATGTGCGCGGAGGACGCGGGCAGCACCGCGAGGAGGTGCTGGTGGGTGAGGAGGACGGGGGCCTGGGTGTCCTCGAGCATCCCGGCGATGCGCTCACGGGGGTACGCCGGGTCGAGCGGGACGTAGGCCGCGCCGGACTTGAGGACGGCGACCATCGCGACGACGAGGTCGAGTGAGCGCTCGAGGGAGATGCCGACGAGGGAGCCCGGACGGGCACCGAGCGCGCGCAGGTGGCGGGCGAGCTGGTTGGAGCGCGCGTCGAGCTGGGCGTAGGTGAGCGAGGCGCCTTCGAAGTGAAGGGCCTCCGCGTCGGGTGTACGACGGGCCTGGGCCTCGATGAGGGAGTGCAGGCAGACGTCGCGCGGGAAGTCGTCCCCGTGTCCCTGGAACTCGGAGAGGAGCTGGAGCTGCTCCTCCTGGGTGAGGATGGGCAGCTCGGACAGCCGCATGTCCGGGTTCGCCGCCACCGCGCCGAGCAGCGTGTAGAAGTGCCCGCGCATCCGCTGGACGGTCGCGACGTCGAACAGGTCGGTGTTGTACTCGAGCCAACCGAAGATCTCGTCCGGCCGGTCCTCGCGCAGCTCCAGGAGCAGGTCGAACTTGGCGGAGCCCGGGTCCACGAGCAGGTACGTGGACTGCAACCCCGGCATCGACAGGTCCTGCCGGGGCGTGTTCTGGAAGCTGAACATCACCTGGAAGAGCGGGTGACGGCTCAAGTCGCGCGGCGGGCGCAGCTCCTCCACCAGCTTCTCGAACGGAAGCTCCTGGTGCGCGTACGCCGCCATGCACACGTCCTTCGCGCGGCGAAGCAGCTCGCGGAAGGTGGGGTTGCCGCCCAAATCGTTGCGCAGCACCAGCGTGTTGACGAAGAAGCCGATGAGCGGCTCCAGCTCCGGCACGTTGCGGCCGGCGATGGGCGAGCCGACGGTGATGTCCGTCTGCCGCGAGTGCCGGTGCATCAACGTCTGGAAGACGGACAGCAGCGTCATGAAGAGCGTCGCGCCCTCCTGCTGGCTGACCTCCTTGAGGGCGCGCGTGAGCGACACCGGGAAGGTGACGAACTGGCGGGAGCCTCGGTACGTCTGCTCGGGAGGACGGGGCCTGTCCGTGGGCAGCTCCAGCGGCGCGGGCAGCGTGCGCAGGTGCTGCTTCCAGAACTCCAGCTCCTTGCGCAGCCGCTCGCCCTGCATGCGCTCGCGCTGCCAGACGGCGAAGTCGGAGTACTGGATGGCGGGCACGGGCAGGTCGGGCGACTGGCCGGTGACCTCAGCGGCGTAGAAGGCCATCAGCTCGCGGACGAACACGCCCAGCGACCACCGGTCCGTCACCAGGTGATGCATGGTGACGAGGGCCACGTGGTTGTCGGGCCCCAGGCGCAACACCTTGCCGCGCAGCAGCGGCCCACGCGCCAGGTCGAACAGGCGCTGGGACTCCTCGGTGGTGCGGCGATCCACCTCCGCGTCCTGCTCCTCCTTCGGCAGGTGCGAGATGTCCTCGACGGGGACCGACAGGTGCATCTCCGGCACGACCACCTGCACGGGGATGCCGTCCTCGCGCGCGGCGAACACGGTGCGCAGCGACTCGTGGCGCCGGGCGACCTGGTTCACACACCGCTCCAACAGGGCGATGTCCAACGTGCCGGTGAACTGGACGGTGATGTGGACGTTGTACGCGAAGGCGCGGCCGCCCTCGAGCTGGTCCACCACCCACAGGCGTTGCTGGGGGAATGACGCGGGCGCGGGTGCCGTATCGGTGCGGCGCGGAATGGTCCGCTCCACGGCCTTCGTCGACGCTTCCTGGAGCTGTCCCTTCTTCTCCTTGAGGAGGAGCTCATACAGCGCACGCTGCTTGGGGGAGAGCTTGTCGAGATTCTTGGAGCTGCCGCTCATCTCTGTACTCCAGGGGCTCCGGTGACCGGGGATTGCCCAGGGCGGAGGCGAAAAATGGGGCGGGCCGGTGAAGGAGTCCTCCACCGGCCCCGTGGCGAATCAGGGCCGGCTACTGCGAGCGTCGCGCGAGCTCGGCTTCAATCTCTTCGTCACTCAGATTCGCCAGCTCATCGAGGGCCGCCTGACTGGCGGCGTCCTCCAGCGAGGACTGGTGGTCCGCCACCAGCTTCGCCAGGGCCGCGACCGTGGCGGCCTCGAAGAGCTTCGCGAGGGGAATGTCGAAGTTGAACTGGGTCCGCAGGCGTCCCGCCACACGCGTGGCCAGCAGCGAGTGTCCGCCCAGGTCGAAGAAGTTGTCGTTCAGGCCCACGCTGTCCACGCCGAGAATCTCCTGCCAGAGCGTGGCGAGCTGCTTCTCCAGGTCCGAGGCGGGAGGAACGAAGGGCGTCTTCGAGCGGCGTGGCTTGCCCGCGGTGCGCGCGCCCTGGGCGGGCTTGGACGTGTCGCGCTGAATCCACAGCCGCCAGCGCTGCGCCAGGTCACCCGTGGCGACCACCACGTGTCCGTCCACGCCGAGCGTCACCAGTCGCTGCACCGCCTCGGCGCCTTCCCGGGGCGTCATCGCGTACTGGTCCATGCTGGTGCGCACGTTCGTGTGCTTCGTCTCCTCCGGCCACGGGTCCCACGACGCGCTGACCCAGCGCGTTCCCGTGTGGCCCGCGCGGGCCTGCGCGAAGGCATCCATGAACAGGTTGGACGACGCGTAGGTCAGGTAGCCGAGGCCACCGAGCACCGCGGCGTTGGAGGAGAACAGGAGCACGAAGTCCGCGGCGCGGCGGCTCAGCACCTTCTCCAGCGCATACGTGCCGTAGACCTTGGGGCCGAACTGGGTCTCCGACTCGCTCCGGCCAATGTCCGTCAGCGGGTTGTAGAGCGACGAGCCATGCGTGACACCGGCGCAGTGGAGCACGCCGTTCAGCGCGCCGAACCGTGCCTCCACCTGGGCCACGGCCGCCTCGAGCTGCTCCGCGTTCGCGACGTCCGCGTGCACGACCATCACCTGCGCGCCGGCCTTCTCCAGCTCGCGCACCCGGAGGATGCGCTGGGCCATCGCGTCGTCCTTCGCGTGCGTGGCCAGGTAGCCATCCCACTCGGTCGGAGCGGGCATCGCGGTCCGGCCCAGCAGCGCCAGCCGCGCCTTGAACGTGCGCGCCAGATGGTCGGCCAGCATCAGGCCCACGCCGCCCAGGCCACCGGTGATGAGATAGACGCCCTGCTCACGCAGCGGCGCGGGGGCGTCACCGGACGGCTCCAGCCGCAGGGGCGAGAGCGCCTGGGCGAAGCGGAGGTTGCCTCTCCAGGCCACCACGGCGTCCTTCGAGCGCTGGCTCAGCTCCGACAGCAGCCGCTCCGCCAACTGCTCCACGCCCGCGCTGCGCGGCTCGGGCGCCACCAGGTCGATGCAGCGGGTGCTGACGTGCTCCTGCTCCTGCGGAATCACCTTGCACGGTCCCAGCAGGGTGGCCTTCTCCGGGAGCGCGGTGCTCTCTCCGGCCACGTTGGCCAGCCGATCCGTCACGACCTCCAGCCGCACGGGACGCGACGCGTCTCCCGTCGCGAGCGCCTGACCCAGGTGCAAGAGGCTGTAGTAGCCCAGGTCCTGCACGTCGCGGAACAGCTCGGGCCCGGTGCGCCCCGCGCCCGAGGCGCCGAGGCTCCACAGGTGGACCACCACCGACGGGCTCAGCTCCTGGTCCGCCAGGTCCTTCCACAGCGTGGCGTAGTCGCCGCGAACACGCGGGTCCAGCGCGTAGCGGCGCGCGGCGTCGCGCATGAAGGCGCTTCCCTGGCGGATTCGCACCACGTCCTGGCCGGAGTCCTCCAGCCGACGGCACAGCGCCTCACCGACGCCGAGCCCGTCCACGAACACCACCCAGCAGCGGCGCTCGGCCAGGGCCTTGCGGTCCAGGGCGATGGGCGCCGTGCGCTGCCAGGTGGGCGTGTGGAACCAGTCCGCCATGTCCACCAGCTTCCCCTGCGGAACCTGGCCTTGCGCCTGCGACGCCTCCACGCGTGCCGCGGGAGGGACCCAGTAGCGCTGACGCTCGAAGGGGTACGTGGGCAGCGGCACGCGCCGTCGCTCGCGCCCTTCGTTCACCGCCTCCCAGTCCACTTCCACGCCGTCCAGCCAGAGCTGGCCCAACGTCTCGAGCATCGCCACCAGCGCGGGCGGGTTGTCTCCGGACGCGGGCACACACGTGCGCAGCGCACGCGTCCCCGCGGTGCCCGCATGCGTGCGGGCGCTCTCGACGAGCGCTCCCGGCGCGCACATCGCGAGCACGACCCGCGTGGGCTCCTTCATCAGCTCGCGAAGCGCGTCGTCCATGCGAGGCGCGGGACTCGCCGCGTCCCGCCAGGTCTCCGCGCGCAGCGCCTCGGCGGCCGTGACGAGCGCGCCCGTGGCCGCGAGGTACAGCGGCACCTCCGGGGCCTTCAGGCTCGCCGCCTCGGGCATCGCCGTGCGGCCTTCGCTCCGGGCCAGCGTCAGGTTCAGGGCCTCTTCCAGCGGGAGCACCCCCGCGAGGCAGGCGGCGATCCACGCGCCAAGGCCTTCGCCCAGCAGCGTCTCCGGGTGGATGCCCCACGACATCCAGAGGCGCGCCAGTGCATACGGCTCCACGAAGCGCGCGGCCGCGTCCACCGCTCCCGCGCGCGCGGGACGGCCGCCATCCTCGGGATACAGCACGGCGCGCAGGTCCGCGCCCAGGCGCGGCTGGAGCAGCTTCGCGCAGCGGTCCACCTCGTCGCGGAAGGCAGGCTCCGCGCGGTACAGCGCCTCCAGCGACGTCGCCACTCCGGCGTCGGAGAAGAGGAACGACACGGGACGATTGCTCGTCTCATGCGTGCCCGAGAGGACGCGGCGGGGCTCCGCCATGCGCAGGACACGCACGGCATCGCGCGTGTCGCGGGCCACCACCACGCGGCGGTGGGCGTGCGCCTTGCGGCCGACCTGGAGCGTGTGCGCCACATCCGCCAGCGAGAGCTCCGGATGCGACTCCAGGTGCTGCGCGAGCCGCGCGGTGGCGCTGTCGAGCGCCGTGTGGCTGCGCGCGGAGAGGACCAGCAGCTCCCACGGCCGACCCGCGGCTGAGGGCTGAGCGGCGGGAGCCTCTTCCAGGATGACGTGGGCGTTGGTGCCGCCGATGCCGAACGAGCTGACGCCCGCACGGCGAGGCGTCCGTCCCCGCGCCCACGGCTGGAGCGTGGTGTTCACGAAGAAGGGGCCGCTGTCGAAGTCGATCTGCGGGTTGGGGGATTCGAAGTGGAGGCTGGGCGGGAGCTGCTGGTGCTTCATCGCCAGGATGGCCTTCAGCAGGCTCGCGCTTCCGGCCGCCGCGTCCAGGTGGCCCACGTTCGTCTTCACGGAGCCGATGGGCACCGTGCGGCGCCCCAGGCTCTTTCCACCGAACGCCTTGGTCAGCGCGCGCAGCTCGATGGGGTCTCCCAGCGCGGTGCCCGTGCCGTGCGTCTCCACGTAGGAGATGGAGTCGGCGGAGACCTCCGCGGCGGCGAGCGCGTCCTTGATGACGGTGGCCTGGCCCTGCACGCTGGGCGCGGTGAAGCTGGCCTTCACGGCGCCGTCGTTGTTGATGGCGGAGCCCTTGATGACGGCGTGGATGGTGTCGCCATCCTCGAGCGCGTCCTCCAGGCGCTTGAGGACCACGAGCCCGATGCCGCTGCCGAAGATGGTGCCCGCCGCCTTCGCGTCGAACGCGCGGCAGTGGCCATCCGGCGAGGCGATGCCGCCGTACTGGTACAGGTAGCCGACCTTCTGCGGGACGTTGATGGCCACGCCGCCCGCGACGGCCATCCGGCACTCATCCGCGAGCAGGGCCTGTCCCGCCAGGTGCAGCGCGACCAGCGCCGTGGAGCACGCGGTGTGGACCGAGTACGCGGGCCCGCGTAGGTTGAGCCGGTGCGCCGCGCGCGTGGTGAGGAAGGCCAGGTCGTTGCCCAGGCCAATCTCGAAGGGGTCCAGTCCCCCGACGGCAGCAGGGTTGGAGAAGAGGTTGAAGAGGTACGTGTCCGTGCGAGCGCCGGCGTAGACGCCGATGCGACCCTTGAAGCGCTCGGCGTCGTAGCCCGCGTGCTCCAGGGCCTCCACCGCGCACTCCAGGAAGACGCGCTGCTGTGGGTCCATCACCTCCGCTTCCTTGGGGGTGACGCCGAAGTAGCCCGCGTCGAAGAGGTCCGCGTCCTCGAGGATGGCGGCGGCCTTCACGTAGTTGGGGTCCGAGCGGATCGCCGCCGTGTCGAGCGCGCTGGGCTCCAGGTCCTCGTCCGTGAGGAACTGGATGGACTCCACGCCGTCCTTCAGGTTGCGCCAGAACGCTTCCAGGTCCTTCGCCCCCGGGAACCGCCCCGCCATGCCGATGACAGCAATCTCCAGACCCGTGGTGTCCGTGTCGGACGAATCCGTGGCCATGCTCTTCTCCGAAATCCCGCTCAAGTGTCGACCTTCCTCGCCCTTTGCTGCTTCAGCGCGCTCCTGCGGCGCTGGCGCCGTTCCTCGTCTTCTGTCTCTTCCGGGGCCTCGGGCCCTTCGCTCGCTGGCGAGGCCAGTCCCACTCGACGGACCAGGTCCTCGATGAGGTGACGTGCCTTCGCCGCGCCGTGCTCCGCGCGCAGTTGCTCACCCACGCGCGCCGCGGAGGCCCTGGGCTCCTCGTGGCTCAGCGCCGCGCCGAGTGCCTGCGCGAGCCGCTCCACGCTCAGCTCACCGATGGGGACCGCCGCTCCGCCGCAGCGGAGCTCCTGGACGACCTCGCCCCAGGTGAACTGGTCATACGTGTGCGGCACCACGACCTGCGGAACCCCCGCGCGGAACGCCGCGCCCGTGGTGCCCGCGCCGCCGTGGTGCACCACGCACGACACGCGCGAGAAGAGCCACGAGTGAGGCACCTGTCCCACGACGCGCACCGTGGAGGGGAGGGCGCGCTGGCCCAGTCCACTCCACCCTTGCTGGATGAGGGCCCGTCGTCCCGCGCGCACCGTGGCGTCGACCAACGTGTTCGTCAGCGCGACCGGGTCGCCGTGGGTCATGCTGCCGAAGGTGATGCAGACCGGGGCCTCGCCCTCCGCGAGGAACGCCGCCAGGTCCGCGTCGGGCGTGAAGGCCGGCTCCTCGAGCAGGCAGTACCCCACGGTGTGGTGGTGCGGCGGGAGGTCCGCCGCGGGCGGCCGCACGTGGCGGCTCAGCGCCGTGAGCACGAGCTGCGGTGAGAGCCCATCCACCAGCGGGTTGTCGAGCGGCGGCAGGCGCAGGGACTCGCGCAGGGGGTTGACCAGTCCTCGCACGGCGGCCTGGAACGCGGGGCCACCGCCGCCACTGCCGCTGTGCTCCACGAGCACCGTCACGAAGGGGACGTGTGTCAGGTCGTGCACCATGCGCGCGGCCGGCTGGACGCGTCCGCTGATGAGCACGTCCGCGCCCCGGCACGCGGCGCGAAGGTCCTCCAGCATGCGCGGGAGGGACTCCACGAGCGGCTGGAAGAGCTGGAGCATCCCGCTGGCGTCGTGGATGACGTCGGGGCTGCCCATCATCGCCTGCGTGATTCCGCTCTGGGCCGCTCGCAGGTCCGGGCCCACGGGCAGGAACTCGAGGCCATGCTGCTCCGCGAGCGAACGGTACGACGGCGCGGCGGCGAGCACGGGGTGATGCCCGTGCCGACGCAGCTCGACGGCCAGCGCCACGAAGGGCTGGACGTCTCCGAGCGTGCCGAAGTTGGTGAGGATGGCGCGCATCAGCTGCCTTCCTCCGCGTCCTCATCCTCCGCGCGCCGGCGCGAGCGCTGACGCTGGAGGTTCTGCTTGCGGCGCTGGACGGTGGACTCGCGCTCGTCCGCTTCGCCCTGCGCCGCGCCCGGGTTCGCGTCGGGCGGCTGAATCAGCGCCGCCAGCGCCTTCACGGTGACGCCTTCGTAGAGGCTGGACGCGGGCACGCTGAGGTTGAGCCGACGCTTGAGCTGGTCGGTGAGCTGAACCGCGACGAGCGAGTCGCCGCCCAGCTCGAAGAAGTTGTCCTGGATGCCGATGGGCGTCACGCCCAGCATCTGCTGCCAGAGGTCCGCGAGCAGCCGCTCCAGCTCCGTCGTGGGCGCCACATAGGCACTGCGAAGGTTCGACGGACGGGGGTGCAGCGGACGCGCCACGACCTCCGCTTGCGCGGGCAACGGCTGCGGCGGTGCTTGTCGCGCCTTCACGTCATGCGTGGAGATGACCAGCCACGGCCCGGCCGCGTGCGCGAGCATGCGGTCCAGGACCTCCGCGCCTTGCTCGGGCGCGACGGCGAGTCGGTCGATGGCCTCGCCGCGTGCCCCCAGGTGCGCGCCGTAGTCCTCCACTCGCACCACGTCCCAGCCCACGCTCGTCCAGCGCCGGCCCGCTCGGGTCGCCGCTTGTGCGAAGGCGTCCTGCCAGGCGCTCGCGGCGGTGTGCGCGACGGTGGAGATGCCGCCCAGCACCGCGGAGATGGACGACGCCACCACGCGGAAGTCCAGGGGGCGATCCCCGAGCACGGTGTCGAGCAGCGCCAGGCCGCGGACGCGAGGGTCGAAGTGCCACGCCGTCTCGTCCGGCCCTGTCTCGGAGACGAGGCGGGCGACCTTCTGTCGCGGCAGCCACGCCGCATGCACCACGCCGTGGAGCGCGCCCCATCGCGTGACAGTCGAGTCCACGGCCGCGCGAAGGGCCTCCTCGTTCGTGAGGTCGACGGAGACGACGTGGACCTCCGCGCCCATCGCCTCGAGCTCACGCGCGCGGCGGATGCGCTGGGCCTGGTCCTCGCCCGCGTCGGGCGTGGACACCGGTGCGTCCCAGGCGTCACGGGCGGGGAAGCCCA
Encoded here:
- a CDS encoding type I polyketide synthase, with the protein product MATDSSDTDTTGLEIAVIGMAGRFPGAKDLEAFWRNLKDGVESIQFLTDEDLEPSALDTAAIRSDPNYVKAAAILEDADLFDAGYFGVTPKEAEVMDPQQRVFLECAVEALEHAGYDAERFKGRIGVYAGARTDTYLFNLFSNPAAVGGLDPFEIGLGNDLAFLTTRAAHRLNLRGPAYSVHTACSTALVALHLAGQALLADECRMAVAGGVAINVPQKVGYLYQYGGIASPDGHCRAFDAKAAGTIFGSGIGLVVLKRLEDALEDGDTIHAVIKGSAINNDGAVKASFTAPSVQGQATVIKDALAAAEVSADSISYVETHGTGTALGDPIELRALTKAFGGKSLGRRTVPIGSVKTNVGHLDAAAGSASLLKAILAMKHQQLPPSLHFESPNPQIDFDSGPFFVNTTLQPWARGRTPRRAGVSSFGIGGTNAHVILEEAPAAQPSAAGRPWELLVLSARSHTALDSATARLAQHLESHPELSLADVAHTLQVGRKAHAHRRVVVARDTRDAVRVLRMAEPRRVLSGTHETSNRPVSFLFSDAGVATSLEALYRAEPAFRDEVDRCAKLLQPRLGADLRAVLYPEDGGRPARAGAVDAAARFVEPYALARLWMSWGIHPETLLGEGLGAWIAACLAGVLPLEEALNLTLARSEGRTAMPEAASLKAPEVPLYLAATGALVTAAEALRAETWRDAASPAPRMDDALRELMKEPTRVVLAMCAPGALVESARTHAGTAGTRALRTCVPASGDNPPALVAMLETLGQLWLDGVEVDWEAVNEGRERRRVPLPTYPFERQRYWVPPAARVEASQAQGQVPQGKLVDMADWFHTPTWQRTAPIALDRKALAERRCWVVFVDGLGVGEALCRRLEDSGQDVVRIRQGSAFMRDAARRYALDPRVRGDYATLWKDLADQELSPSVVVHLWSLGASGAGRTGPELFRDVQDLGYYSLLHLGQALATGDASRPVRLEVVTDRLANVAGESTALPEKATLLGPCKVIPQEQEHVSTRCIDLVAPEPRSAGVEQLAERLLSELSQRSKDAVVAWRGNLRFAQALSPLRLEPSGDAPAPLREQGVYLITGGLGGVGLMLADHLARTFKARLALLGRTAMPAPTEWDGYLATHAKDDAMAQRILRVRELEKAGAQVMVVHADVANAEQLEAAVAQVEARFGALNGVLHCAGVTHGSSLYNPLTDIGRSESETQFGPKVYGTYALEKVLSRRAADFVLLFSSNAAVLGGLGYLTYASSNLFMDAFAQARAGHTGTRWVSASWDPWPEETKHTNVRTSMDQYAMTPREGAEAVQRLVTLGVDGHVVVATGDLAQRWRLWIQRDTSKPAQGARTAGKPRRSKTPFVPPASDLEKQLATLWQEILGVDSVGLNDNFFDLGGHSLLATRVAGRLRTQFNFDIPLAKLFEAATVAALAKLVADHQSSLEDAASQAALDELANLSDEEIEAELARRSQ
- a CDS encoding glycosyltransferase, coding for MRAILTNFGTLGDVQPFVALAVELRRHGHHPVLAAAPSYRSLAEQHGLEFLPVGPDLRAAQSGITQAMMGSPDVIHDASGMLQLFQPLVESLPRMLEDLRAACRGADVLISGRVQPAARMVHDLTHVPFVTVLVEHSGSGGGGPAFQAAVRGLVNPLRESLRLPPLDNPLVDGLSPQLVLTALSRHVRPPAADLPPHHHTVGYCLLEEPAFTPDADLAAFLAEGEAPVCITFGSMTHGDPVALTNTLVDATVRAGRRALIQQGWSGLGQRALPSTVRVVGQVPHSWLFSRVSCVVHHGGAGTTGAAFRAGVPQVVVPHTYDQFTWGEVVQELRCGGAAVPIGELSVERLAQALGAALSHEEPRASAARVGEQLRAEHGAAKARHLIEDLVRRVGLASPASEGPEAPEETEDEERRQRRRSALKQQRARKVDT